The nucleotide sequence CCCTTCGCCCTCCGCGGTGGCCACGGGCTCGTCCAGCACCTGGTAGTGCTCCTCGGCGCGGTACTCCTGGGCGACGGCGCCGCCAGCGATGGCAAGGAGCACGACGGCGAGGCCGAGTGAGCGCAATCCCAGCATGATCAATCTCCCGAATTGCCGGTGGGGTCAGAGCTCACCGTAGGAGTGCAGCCCCGAGAGGAACATGTTGACCCCGAGGAAGGCGAAGGTGGTCACGAACAGCCCCGCAATGGCCCACCAGGCCATGGGCGTCCCGCGCAGCCCCTTGGTGAAGCGCAGGTGCAGCCAGGCTGCGTAGTTGAGCCAGACGATGAGGGCCCAGGTCTCCTTCGGGTCCCAGGACCAGTAGCCGCCCCAGGCCTCCGCCGCCCAGAGGGCACCGAGGATGGTCGCCACGGTGAAGAACGCGAACCCGAGCGCGATGACCTTGTACATGACGTCGTCGAGCTGGGCGAGGGTCGGCAGGCGCTCGGCGAGGGCGCCGCCCTCGCGGGCGCGCACCCGGATCAGGTAGGCCACCCCGAGCATCGCGGCAATGGCGAAGCAGCCATAGCCGACGAAGTTCGCGGGCACGTGGATCTTCATCCAGTAGCTCTGCAGCGCCGGCACCAGCGGCTCGATGGCATAGGCCTGGCGGTCGAAGTGGTACCAGAGCAGAAAGGCCACCGAGGCGGAGATGATGGTGAGCACGAACACGCCCATGGCGCGGGTGCGGTAGGCGGCCTCGTAGTAGAGGTAGATCAGCGCCGTCATCACCGCGAACAGGACGAACACCTCGTAGAGATTGCTCACCGGGATGTAGCCGATATCGGCGCCGTGCAGATAGGTCTCGTGCCAGCGCACCATCAGGCCGGTGAGCCCGGCACCGGCGGCGGTCCAGGTCAGCGCCGAGGCGACGCGGCCGGTGAAATCGCTGTTCAGCGCCAGGGCGAGGCCATAGGCGAGGGTCGCCGCCGGGAACAGCGCGCTCATCCACATGATCGCGGACTGGCTGGAGAGCAGATAGCGGAGGAGGAAGTCGCTCTGCGCCGCCGCGAGCTCGGGATAGCGCATCACCGCGAGCAGGCTCGCGGCGCCCACGGCCACCGAGTACCAGCGCATCGCCGGCCAGTGCCAGCCGAGACCGATCAGCGTCAGCGCCGAGCCGATGAGGATGGTGAGCTCGAAGCCGGTGATGGCCTCGCGCAGCACACCGTAGGCGCCGCCCGTCGCCAGCGCCACCAGGGCTGCCCAGCCCCAGTCGGCCAGGCTCAGGCGCTGCCAGAGGCTGGGGCGGCGCAGCTCGCGAAGCAGCTCATCACGGGAGACGGCCATGGCCTTGTCCTCACTCCTCGTCGCGGGGCGGGAGGTGGCGATCGACGCCGGCCTCCAGTGATTCGAACTCGCCCTCGAAGCCCTCGGGACGTCGTTGACTCACGCCGGCGAGCAGGAGTTCCGTGCCCGCGCCGCGCGGCGTGACCAGCGCCCAGACCCGCCGGTGGGAGACGTAGAACAGCAGAAAGATGCCGGCCACCAGCAGGCCACAGCCAGCGTAAACCACATTCTTCCCGGGAGCGCGCGTGATCTGCAAGCCGGTGGCCTGGCGGTGCTCGAAGTCCTCCAGCTCCAGGAACACCGGTGCGCCGTACTCGGCCAGCGCCGAGACCCCGTCCACCGCATCCTCGAAGAAGGCACGCTGGCCGGCGTCGGTCTGCACCTCGTCGAGGGGGCGATCGCTGCCCGCGGCGAGGACGTCGCGATAGACCTCGAACAGCGTGCGCTGGAGCACCGCGCGGGAGAACTCGAGCAGCATCTCGGCGCGTTCCGCGCCGGCGACCCGCGCCTCCAGACGCTCGCGAACGACGCCGAAGCCGCCCGCCAGGAGCTCGCTGATCATGTCCTGCGCCGTGACCGCCACGCGCCCGGCAAGGTCGCCGTCGGCCAGGCCCATGCCCGAGAGCAGCTGCTCCGCCGCGCGGCGCGAGGCCGCGGCGACCGCCTGTTCGTCATGCAGGCGGGTGTGGAACGCCATGAAGGTCTCGAGGCTCATGTCCGCGTCAGCGGGCAGGTGCAGGTAACGGAAGGTCTCTGCCGCGGAGTCGCGCACGCCGCTGAGGTAGTACCAGCGGCCATCCACCTCCACCGGCGCCATGTAGGTGTGGTACTCCCTGGCCTCGCCCGAGGGCCGGCGCAGGCGGTAGGTGAACGACGGGCCGACGTTGCGGAAGCCCTCCTCGGAGCCCGCCTGGCGCACCGCGCGGGGGTCTGCGCGCGGGTCGCCGGTGACGTTGAACAGGTTGAAGTCGTCCAGCTCCAGGGTGCGCTGGACGCCGCCGGTCTCCAGCCGTAGCTCGTCGAACACCCGGCCCTCCAGCGTGGAGTGGGCGCCGGAGCCATCCAGCGCCCACGCCCGCATCTCCAGGGCGGAGCCGCCGTCACTGAAGCTCGCCTGGTAGATGGTGTAGCCGTCGTGGGTGAGCGGATCATTCACCGAGATGGTCTTGCGCACCGGCTCGTCGAGGTCCGGATCACGCACGACCAGATCGCTCTCGAAGGACTTGGGCTGGCCGTTGGGGTAGTGGCGGATGCGGAAATCCTCCACCAGGATGTCGAAGGGCAGGTCCTGCACGACGTAGCCATCCCGCAGCTGCAGAAACACCACGCCGGCACCCGCGCCCTCGGGGATGGTCACCGAGCCGCGGATCGAGCCGCTGCCCACCGGCAGCCGGCTCTCCGCCGGCACCTGGGAGACCGGGATATTGCGCGTCTCGACGCGCAGGTCGCCGGTCAGCTCCCGCAGCTTGAGCGGCAGGTTGCCGTCCGCCAGCGCGCCCACGGCGATCACCACCACGGCAATGTGCGTGAACAGATAGCCGAGCCGGTTGGCGCGCCCCTTCATGGCCGCGATCACTGTGGTCTCGCCGCGCTGGCGCGTGCGCACGCGATAGCCGTGCCCCTCCAGCAGGCCCCGGGCGACCAGGGCCGTGTCCTCGACGGATGCGGCCAGCTGCCAGCGGCGGTGATGGCGCAGGGCGGTGAGCGAGCGCTCGCGGACGTGATCCCGGTAGCGGGTCACCTCGCGCCAGACCATGGGCAGGTGGCGCCAGACGCAGACGCTGGTGGACACCACCAGGAACGCCATGATGGCCAGGAACCAGCCGGCGGAGTAGACATCGTAGAGCCCGAGGCTCGCGAAGACCTCGAACCAGAACGGCCCGAATTTCAGCACGTAGTCGGCGTAGGGCTCGTTCTGCTGCAGTACCGTGCCGATGACCGAGGCGATTGCCACCGCCACCAGCAGGGTGATGGCGAGATTCATCGACCCGAGGAACTCGAGGACGATACGCCCCGCGCTCTTGCCGCGGCTCGTACTGCGCTCGCGGGGCGCGGCGCTGAGGGAGAGTTCGCTGTCGGTCATCGCCCGGGGCTGCTGCTCCGCCGTGATGGGCCGCCGGATCAACCCGGCCCGTGCTGCCAGTCAAGCATCCGGACACATGCTGCCGCATGAGCTGGGTCAAGCCGACGAAAAAGGGCGGCCCCGGCGGCCGCCCTCCCTGCCAGCCGCGCCGCGTGTGCCGCGCTATTCCTCTTCGGCGTCTTCCCCGTCGGCCGGATAGAGACCGTAAACATAGCTCGATACCGCCTCGATCTCCTCATCGGAGAGGTTGGCCGCGATGCTGGTCATTACCGACGCCTGACCGTAGCCGGCCCGGTCCCCGGACCGGTAGGCCTGGAGCTGCTGGCTGGTGTAGACGGCCTTCTGACCGCCCAGACGCGGATAGCCGGTCCCCGGGATGCCCTGACCGGCAGGGCCGTGGCAGGCCGCGCAGGCGGGAACGCCCTTCTCGCCGATGCCGCCGAGATAGATGCTGCGGCCGAGCTCCGCGAGCTCCTCGCTGGTCTCGCCCACCTCCATCTCGAGGGTGGCGTAGTAGGCGGCGAGGTCCGCCATGTCCTCCTCCGAGAGGTTGGCCGCCTGCCCCTGCATGATGGAGTTCTGACGCTCGCCGGACTTGTAATGCTGCAGCTGCTGGAAGATGTAGTCCGCGTGCTGGCCGGCCAGGTTCGGCCACTCGGGGTTACCGCTGTTGCCGTTGGCGCCGTGGCAGGCCGCGCAGGCCTGGGCCTTGCTCTGGCCGGCCTCGGGGTCACCATCCACCATCTGCGCCGCCACCGGGATGGCGAGCAGCAGGAGGGTCACAAGCGCCGACAGCTGCCTGATCATCATGGTCGCGGGATTCTCCTGTGGGGCACCGCCTGTGCAGGGGATACCGGCGGTCGAGGGTAGCTTGAAAGCCGTCCAAAAACGGTCGCCAGTTATACCAGCGCCCCCCAGGGCGGTCAATTTGACGCCAGGAGTCTGCGCCGTAGAACGTCTCCCGGCTGCCCTGTCCGCTCCGAAATCCGGTACCCTCTGCGCCGCACCCCCGGAGAGCCCATGATCGCCAGCGGACTCGACTACCGCAGCACGCGCTTCCTCATGAGCGCCCCGAACCCCGAGCAGCTGCCGCCGGACGAGGGTGCCGAGGCGGCGTTTGCCGGGCGCTCCAACGCGGGCAAGTCCAGCGCCCTGAACGCCCTTACCGATCAGCGCCAGCTCGCCCGCATCAGCAAGACCCCGGGGCGTACGCAGCAGATCAACGTCTTCCCGGTCACCGATCACCAGCGCCTGATCGACCTGCCCGGCTACGGTTACGCGAAGGCCCCGGCGGCCCTGCGCGCCCACTGGCAGCAGACCCTGCCACGCTATCTGGAGACGCGCCGCAGCCTGCGCGGGCTGGTGCTGATCATGGACATCCGCCATCCCCTGACCGACAGCGACCGCCAGATGCTCGCCTGGTGCGCCGCCGCCGGCCTGCCCGCCCACATCCTCCTCAACAAGGCCGACAAGCTCCGCCGCGGCCCCGCCGGCAACGCCCTGCAGAAGGTCCGCGCCACGCTGGCGCGCGAGTTCCCCGGGACGAGCGTGCAGCTGTTCTCGTCGACGGTGCCGATGGGCGTGGACGAGGCGCGCGCCCGGCTGGACGATTGGCTGGCTGGCTGAGCCACGGCGGCGGCACGCGCTTCGAGGGTTAGCCTTGAGGGTTTGGCGCGCGAGCTCGGCGAGTGAGTTCAAAGTGGCAAGTTCAAAGTTCAAAGCCCCCTGCCGGGGCTCTGTGCAACAGCGCCCCTCACCCTTTGAACTTTGAACCTTGAACTTCCAACTCCGGGGTTTTTTCTTGTCGGCCAACCGGCCGACAAGAAAAAACCCCGGGAAGCCATGGGGGCTGGCTACCCGGGGTAAGTGTGACCCGGCCCTGGGGGCGGGGCCGGGTCCATTGGCCCGCTATGCAAAAGGAGGGAGTAGCGGGCCGCGCCGGGCACTGGCGCACCTGTTATGACTACAGCCGGCGGGCGGAAGTTTCGCTCCTCGTGCATCCGTGTTTTCCCTCATCCGTCATGGCGTTGCGCCAGGCAAGCGCTGAGCACCGATTGGCGGCTGCGGGCGTCAGTGCGCCTCGTCCCAGTTGTCGCCGACGCCGATCTCCACCTCCAGCGGCACGGCGAGCTCCGCCGCGCCGGCCATGTACCGGCGCACCTGCTCGCCGACGGCGTCCACCGCCTCCGCAGGCACCTCCAGCACCAGCTCGTCGTGCACCTGCATCACCAGCACCGCACCATGGCCCGCGCGGGCCAGCCACTCGTCCACACGGATCATGGCGCGCTTGATGATGTCCGCGGCGGTGCCCTGCATGGGGGCGTTGATGGCGGTGCGCTCGGCGTACTGGCGGCGCTGCTGGTTGCGGCTGGTGATCTCCGGCAGATAGAGCCGGCGGCCGAACACGGTCTCCACGTAGCCACGCTCCCGGGCCTCGCGGCGGGTACGGTCCATGAACGCGCGCACCCCGGGATAGCGCTCGAAGTAGCGGTCCACGTAGGTCTGGGCGTCGCCGCGCTCGATGCCGAGCTGGCGCGCGAGCCCCCAGGCGGACATGCCATAGATGAGCCCGAAGTTGATCGCCTTCGCCGCCCGGCGCTGCTCGCCACTCACTGCCTGGGCCTCGACGCCGAACACCTCCGCCGCGGTGGCGGCGTGGATGTCGCGGCCCTCGGCGAAGGCGCGCTTCAGGCCCTCGTCGCCGGAGAGGTGGGCCATGATGCGCAGCTCCACCTGGGAGTAGTCGGCGGCCAGCAGGCGGCAGCCCTCCCGCGGCACGAAGGCACGGCGGATGCGCCGGCCCTCGGCGGTGCGCACCGGGATGTTCTGCAGGTTGGGGTCGGACGAGGAGAGCCGGCCGGTGGCCGCCACGGCCTGATGGTATGAGGTGTGCACGCGGCCGGTGCGCGGGTGGATCAGCGCCGGCAGCTTCTCGGTGTAGGTCGAGCGCAGCTTCGCCACCGCCCGGTGCTCGAGGATCAGCCGCGGCAGCTCGTGGCCCTGGGCAGCCAGCTCCTCGAGCACCGCCTCGGCGGTGGAGGGTGCGCCCTTGGGGGTCTTCTGCAGCACCGGCAGCCCCTGGCGCTCGTAGAGAATCTCCTGGATCTGCTTCGGCGAGCCGAGGTTGAACGGGCCGCCGGCGGCGGCATGGGCCTCGGCCTCCAGGCGCTGCATGGTCTCGGCGAGCTCGCCGCTCTGAGTGGCGAGAAGCTCCGGGTCCACCCGCACGCCGGTGCGCTCCATGCGCGAGAGCACCGGCAGCAGCGGCATCTCGATGTCCTCGAACACCGCTCGCGGGCCCGGCCGCTCGGCGAGCCGCGGCCACAGCGCCTGATGCAGGCGCAGCGTGATGTCGGCGTCCTCCGCCGCGTACTCCGTGGCCGCGTCCAGCGGTATCTGGTCGAAGGTGATCTGTTTCGCCCCCTTGCCTGCCACCTGCTCGAACGAGATGGTGCTGTGGCCGAGGTAGCGCTGGGCGAGGCTGTCCATATCGTGGCGGCTGGCGGTGGCGTCCAGGCAGTAGGACTCGAGCATGGTGTCGTAGCGCACGCCATCGAGCCCGATGCCGTGGTGCGCGAGCACGCTCATGTCGTACTTCAGGTTCTGGCCCACCTTGGCCCGCCCGGGGTCCTCCAGCAGCGGGCGCAGGCGCTCCAGCACCCGTTCGCGGTCGAGCTGCTCGGGCCCGTCCGGCCCGCGGTGGGCAAGTGGCACGTAGGCGGCATGGCCCGGCTCCACGGCCAGACACACACCCACCACGCGGGCATCCATATAGGCAAGGCTGTCGGTCTCGACGTCGAAGGCGAAGAGCTCCGCGCCTTCCAGGCGCGCCATCCAGGCATCCAGCCCGGCGTCGTCCTGGACGCACTCGTAGCGGGCCTCGATGCGCTCGCTCTCGGGCTTGCCGGCGTCCGGGTCCGCCTGCTGCAGCTCGCCGAGCCAGCTGCCGAACTCCAGCTCGCGGTAGAGCTCGGCGAGGGTGTCGTTATCCGGCTCGCCGAGGCGGATGTCGCCCGGGGCGAGATCGAGCTCGACGTCGCAGCGAATGGTGGCGAGCTCCCGGGAGAGGGCGAGGTCCTCCAGGTGCTCGCGCAGGCTCTCGCCCACCTTGCCGCCGATCTCCCCGGCGTGGGCGATGACGTCATCCAGCGACCCGTACTCGCCGAGCCACTTGGCGGCGGTCTTCGGGCCCACGCGCGGCACGCCGGGGATGTTGTCGGAGCTGTCCCCCACCAGTGCCAGGTAGTCGACGATGCGCTCCGGCGGGACGCCGAACTTCGCCACCACGCCGTCCACGTCCAGGAGGGTGTTGGACATGGTGTTGAGCAGGGTCACCGAGTCGTTGACGAGCTGCGCCATGTCCTTGTCGCCGGTGGAGACCAGCAGCGGCATGCCGGCGGCGCGGGCCTGCACCGCCAGCGTGCCGATGACGTCGTCCGCCTCCACCCCAGGCACCTCGATGAGCGGCAGCCCGAGGGCCCTCACCAGGCGCTTCAGCGGTTCCAGCTGTACCGCGAGGTCGTCGGGCATGGGCGGGCGGTTGGCCTTGTACTGGTCGAACAGGTCGTCGCGGAAGGTGCGGCCCGGGGCGTCGAAGACCACCCCCATGTGGCTCGGCCGGTAGTCCCCCATCAGCTTGCGCAGCATGCTCGCCACGCCGTAGACGGCGCCGGTGGGCCGGCCGGAGGCCGTCGTCAGCGGCGGCAGGGCATGGAAGGCGCGATAGAGATAGGACGATCCGTCCACCAGGATCAGCGGCGCTTCCGGGTCGCTCATCGCGGGCTCCTCAACCGGTACCAGGGCGGCTGTCGATCTTCCGACAAGCCGAAGTGGCCAGATCATACAAGCCTGCGCCCGGTTTCGACGCGACGTTGGCCTGCCGTCAGATCCCGCGCGTTCGCCCCCGTCCGCATCGGGCAGGGCCATGGCGGCCCCCGCAGCGCCACGGATATGGCCGCCCTTGCCGCGCGGGCGTAGAGTACACGGCCCGAAATCCGATACCGCCCGGAGGCATTCCGCGCCCATGTCGAGGCAACCCCCTTTCCCGCCCCACGAGCGCACGCCCATCAACGATTCGCTGATGACCCGCGAGTCCTGGAAGATCTTCCAGATCATGGCCGAGTTCGTGGAGGGCTTCGAGCGCCTGGCGCGGATCAAGCCCTCGGTGAGCATCTTCGGCTCCGCGCGGGTGGCACCCGATCACCCCTGGTACCAGCTCGCCGAGGACACCGCCCGGCTGCTCTCCGACGCCGGCTTCTCGGTGGTCAGCGGTGGCGGCCCCGGAATCATGGAGGCCGCGAACAAGGGTGCCCATGCGGGCAAGTCACCGAGCATCGGCCTCAACATCCAGCTCCCCCACGAGCAGGCCGGCAATCCCTATCAGGACATCGCGCTCAACTTCCGGCACTTCTTCTCGCGCAAGGTGATGTTCGTGAAGTACGCCTCGGCCTATGTGGTGCTGCCCGGGGGGTTCGGCACTCTGGATGAGCTTGCGGAGATCCTCACCCTGGTGCAGACCGGCAAGACCCAGCGCATACCGATCATCCTGGTGCAGTCGGACTACTGGCAGGGGCTGATCGACTGGCTGCGCGACCGCATGGCCGGCGAGGGCAACATCGACCCCGAGGACCTGAATCTCTTCCAGGTGCTGGACGAGCCTCAGGCAGTGGTGGACGCCATCTTCGACCACTACGAGCGCCGCGGCTTCGAGCCCTCCCAGGCCGAGCGGGAGATGCTGCTGGATCTCTGAGCTCATCTCCTTCGGCTGGCGCTCGGTGTGCACTCTGCATCGTGTGATGGCGCTGGATGTGCACTCCGCACCTTGCGTGCCTGGGCCCGAGGCGGACGGAGACTCGGGGGCGGCCTCGCTTGACGCCCCCGGGAGCGCCCGCTAGCGTTCGCCGCTACGGCCGTGCGGCGCGGCGGCCGGCTCGCCCCGCGAAGCCGCAAGAAGACCAAGTACATCATGCACTTCCTCCTCAGGGTGGCCGCCGGCATCGACTGGCTCAACGAGCAGGTCGGCCGGATCGTGATCTGGCTGTCCGTGCTCATGATCCTGATCGGGGTCTACAACGCCGGCGCGCGCTATATCGGCGCCTTCCTCGGCATGCACCTGGGCTCCAACGCCTACCTCGAGGCCCAGTGGTACCTGTTCGGCATCATGTTCATGCTCGGTGGGGCCTACGCCCTGCGCCACAACGCCCACGTGCGCGTTGACGTGATGTACGGACGCCTCGGCCAGCGCGGCCGGGCCGCGATCGATCTCGCCGGCTCGGTGATCCTGCTGATGCCCTTCTGCGCCGGGGCGATCTGGCTGTCCTGGGACTGGCTGATGTTCTCCTGGAGCATCGGCGAGACCTCCTCCAACCCCGGCGGCCTGCCCCGCTACCCGATCAAGACGGTGGTACCGCTCGCGTTCGCGCTGATCTTCCTGCAAGGCGGCTCCCAGGCCATCAAGTCCCTCGCCGTGCTCATCGGCCACCGCGGCGGTGACCGCTCGGCGAGCGGAGGCGCGGCGGAGGGCAGCAGCCGGTGAACATCGAGTGGTTCGGCGGGCTCATGTTCGCCTGCGCCCTGCTGCTGATCTTCTCGGGCTATCCCGTCGCCTTCGCGCTGGCCGGGGTGGCGCTGCTGTTCCTCCCCATCGGCATCGGCCTCGACTTCTTCTCGCTCAGCCTCATGGGCGCACTGCCGCACAACGTGTTCGGCATCATGGAGAACTACGTCCTCCTCGCGGTGCCGTACTTCATCTTCATGGGCACCATGCTGGAGCGCTCCGGGCTCGCCGAGGATCTGCTCAAGACCATGGGGCAGACCTTCGGCAGCCTGCGCGGCGGCCTGGCGCTGTCCGTGGTGGCGGTAGGCACGCTGCTGGCGGCGGCCACCGGCGTCGTCGGCGCCACGGTGGTGGCCATGGGGCTGATCTCGCTGCCGGTGATGCTGCGGCACAACTACTCACCGACGCTTTCCACCGGCGTCATCGCGGCCTCCGGCACCCTCGGCCAGATCATCCCGCCGAGCATCGTGCTCATCGTCATTGCCGACCAGCTCGGCGTCTCCGTCGGCGACCTGTTCCGGGGCGCGCTGCTGCCAGGGCTCGCCCTGGCCGTGCTCTTCGCCCTGTACTGCGGCACCGTGGCCATGATGCGCCCGGACACTGCGCCGGCCCTGCCCGCCGCCGAGCGCCCGGCGGATCTGCGCGCCCTCCTGCTGCGGGTGCTGCTGGTGATGGTGCCGCCGCTGGTGCTGATCATCGTGGTGCTGGGCTCGATCTTCGCAGGCATCGCCACCCCCACCGAGGCCGGCGCCTTCGGTGCCGTGGGCGCGTCGCTGCTCGCGCTCGCCAACCGGCGGCTGACACTCGCCACCGTTCGCGAGACGGCCGAGAGCACCATGCGCCTCACGGCGATGGTCATGTTCATCCTCGTTGGCTCACGGGCCTTCGCGCTGGTGTTCCGGGGCTTCAACGGCGATCTCTGGCTCGAGGACTTCCTCACCGGCCTGCCGGGGGGTGAGTGGGGCTTCCTGATCATCGCCAACCTGGCCGTGTTCCTGCTCGGATTCTTCATCGACTTCTTCGAGATCGCGTTCATCGTGCTGCCGCTGCTCGCACCGGCCGCCGAGACCCTGGGCATCGACCTGGTCTGGTTCGGCATCATCATGGCCATGAACCTCCAGACCTCGTTCCTCACACCACCCTTCGGCTTCTCGCTGTTTTATCTGCGCGGCGTCACCCCGGCTGAGGTCCGCACCTGGGATATCTATCGCGGCGTGATCCCCTTCATCGGGCTGCAGCTCGCCGTGCTGGTGCTTGTGGTGCTGCAGCCCGGACTGGTGCACTGGCTGCAGCCGGGCTGAACCGGCCAGCTACTCCGGGCTAGGCTTGAGAAGGCGCTGAATCATCATGGGAGGAGGAGAGAACATGGAACGCCGTCGGTTTCTGCAGACCGCCACTGCCGGTGCCCTGGCCGGGGCCGGTGCCGTCGCGGCCCCGTGGGTGCACGCCCAGGAGCCCCGGCTGCGCTGGCGCATGGCCACCAGCTGGCCGGAGAGCCTGGAGCCGCTGTTCGGTGGGGCCTCGCACTTCTGCCAGCGGGTGGGGGAGCTCACGGGCGGGCGGTTCGAGATCCGCCCCTACGCCGGCGGCGAGCTGGTGGGCGGCCTGCAGGTGCTGGACGCGGTGCGCTCGGGCACGGTGGAGACCGGCCATACCGCCTCCTACTACTACACCGGCACGGCCCAGTCCCTCGCCTTCGACACCGCCGTGCCCTTCGGCATGACCGCGCGCATGCAGAACGCCTGGCTCTACCAGGGCGGCGGCCGCGAGCTGATGAACGAGCGCGTGTTCCGCCCGCTCGGCATCGTCGCCTTCCCCGCCGGCAACACCGGTACGCAGATGGGCGGCTGGTTCCGCGAGGAGGTACCGGACCTCGCCGCGCTGCAGGGCCTGCGCATGCGCATTCCGGGCCTTGGCGGGGAGATCATGCAGCGGCTCGGGGTGAGCGTGCAGACCCTGGCGGCAGCGGAGATCTATCCGGCGCTGGAGCGGGGCGTGATCGACGCCACCGAGTTCGTCGGCCCCTGGGACGACGAGCGCCTCGGGTTCTGGGAGGTGGCGAAGAACTACTACTACCCCTCCTGGTGGGAGCCGGGCGCGATGGTTTCGGTGTACGTGAATGCCGAGCGCTACGACGCCCTGCCCGAGCGCTACCGCCAGGCAATCACCGCCGCCGCGGCCGAGACCAACGTGCGCATCACCAGCGACTACGATCAGCGCAACCCGCCGGCTGTCCGCCGCCTGCGCGAGAACGGCGTGCGCTTCCGCCGCTTCAGCGACGACATCATGGCCGCCGCCGAGCGCGAGGCCTACGCGCTGTACGAGGAGCTCGCGGAGGACGACGCGCAGTGGCGCGAGATCTACGGCGAGTGGAAGGCCTTCCGCGACCTGCAGTACGAATGGTTCGGGCTCGCCGAGCAGGGCTATGCGCGGTTCGCCTATGGCCGTGGGGAGGTGATGGGTGACGGGTGACGGGTGACGGGTGACGGGTGACGGCAGGACTTTGAGTCGGTGCCGCGCAGTGTGCGATCTACCCGGCCGTTAGTCGGTGATTAGGTGATTAAGCGATTGTGATGGAGAGAGCCTGAGTCACGGGATCAACCGCCGGTGCGTGCCTCGTCACCCGTCACCCGTCACCCGTTAC is from Spiribacter halobius and encodes:
- the ccsB gene encoding c-type cytochrome biogenesis protein CcsB, encoding MAVSRDELLRELRRPSLWQRLSLADWGWAALVALATGGAYGVLREAITGFELTILIGSALTLIGLGWHWPAMRWYSVAVGAASLLAVMRYPELAAAQSDFLLRYLLSSQSAIMWMSALFPAATLAYGLALALNSDFTGRVASALTWTAAGAGLTGLMVRWHETYLHGADIGYIPVSNLYEVFVLFAVMTALIYLYYEAAYRTRAMGVFVLTIISASVAFLLWYHFDRQAYAIEPLVPALQSYWMKIHVPANFVGYGCFAIAAMLGVAYLIRVRAREGGALAERLPTLAQLDDVMYKVIALGFAFFTVATILGALWAAEAWGGYWSWDPKETWALIVWLNYAAWLHLRFTKGLRGTPMAWWAIAGLFVTTFAFLGVNMFLSGLHSYGEL
- a CDS encoding cytochrome c biogenesis protein ResB, which gives rise to MTDSELSLSAAPRERSTSRGKSAGRIVLEFLGSMNLAITLLVAVAIASVIGTVLQQNEPYADYVLKFGPFWFEVFASLGLYDVYSAGWFLAIMAFLVVSTSVCVWRHLPMVWREVTRYRDHVRERSLTALRHHRRWQLAASVEDTALVARGLLEGHGYRVRTRQRGETTVIAAMKGRANRLGYLFTHIAVVVIAVGALADGNLPLKLRELTGDLRVETRNIPVSQVPAESRLPVGSGSIRGSVTIPEGAGAGVVFLQLRDGYVVQDLPFDILVEDFRIRHYPNGQPKSFESDLVVRDPDLDEPVRKTISVNDPLTHDGYTIYQASFSDGGSALEMRAWALDGSGAHSTLEGRVFDELRLETGGVQRTLELDDFNLFNVTGDPRADPRAVRQAGSEEGFRNVGPSFTYRLRRPSGEAREYHTYMAPVEVDGRWYYLSGVRDSAAETFRYLHLPADADMSLETFMAFHTRLHDEQAVAAASRRAAEQLLSGMGLADGDLAGRVAVTAQDMISELLAGGFGVVRERLEARVAGAERAEMLLEFSRAVLQRTLFEVYRDVLAAGSDRPLDEVQTDAGQRAFFEDAVDGVSALAEYGAPVFLELEDFEHRQATGLQITRAPGKNVVYAGCGLLVAGIFLLFYVSHRRVWALVTPRGAGTELLLAGVSQRRPEGFEGEFESLEAGVDRHLPPRDEE
- a CDS encoding c-type cytochrome; its protein translation is MIRQLSALVTLLLLAIPVAAQMVDGDPEAGQSKAQACAACHGANGNSGNPEWPNLAGQHADYIFQQLQHYKSGERQNSIMQGQAANLSEEDMADLAAYYATLEMEVGETSEELAELGRSIYLGGIGEKGVPACAACHGPAGQGIPGTGYPRLGGQKAVYTSQQLQAYRSGDRAGYGQASVMTSIAANLSDEEIEAVSSYVYGLYPADGEDAEEE
- the yihA gene encoding ribosome biogenesis GTP-binding protein YihA/YsxC, whose protein sequence is MIASGLDYRSTRFLMSAPNPEQLPPDEGAEAAFAGRSNAGKSSALNALTDQRQLARISKTPGRTQQINVFPVTDHQRLIDLPGYGYAKAPAALRAHWQQTLPRYLETRRSLRGLVLIMDIRHPLTDSDRQMLAWCAAAGLPAHILLNKADKLRRGPAGNALQKVRATLAREFPGTSVQLFSSTVPMGVDEARARLDDWLAG
- the polA gene encoding DNA polymerase I, coding for MSDPEAPLILVDGSSYLYRAFHALPPLTTASGRPTGAVYGVASMLRKLMGDYRPSHMGVVFDAPGRTFRDDLFDQYKANRPPMPDDLAVQLEPLKRLVRALGLPLIEVPGVEADDVIGTLAVQARAAGMPLLVSTGDKDMAQLVNDSVTLLNTMSNTLLDVDGVVAKFGVPPERIVDYLALVGDSSDNIPGVPRVGPKTAAKWLGEYGSLDDVIAHAGEIGGKVGESLREHLEDLALSRELATIRCDVELDLAPGDIRLGEPDNDTLAELYRELEFGSWLGELQQADPDAGKPESERIEARYECVQDDAGLDAWMARLEGAELFAFDVETDSLAYMDARVVGVCLAVEPGHAAYVPLAHRGPDGPEQLDRERVLERLRPLLEDPGRAKVGQNLKYDMSVLAHHGIGLDGVRYDTMLESYCLDATASRHDMDSLAQRYLGHSTISFEQVAGKGAKQITFDQIPLDAATEYAAEDADITLRLHQALWPRLAERPGPRAVFEDIEMPLLPVLSRMERTGVRVDPELLATQSGELAETMQRLEAEAHAAAGGPFNLGSPKQIQEILYERQGLPVLQKTPKGAPSTAEAVLEELAAQGHELPRLILEHRAVAKLRSTYTEKLPALIHPRTGRVHTSYHQAVAATGRLSSSDPNLQNIPVRTAEGRRIRRAFVPREGCRLLAADYSQVELRIMAHLSGDEGLKRAFAEGRDIHAATAAEVFGVEAQAVSGEQRRAAKAINFGLIYGMSAWGLARQLGIERGDAQTYVDRYFERYPGVRAFMDRTRREARERGYVETVFGRRLYLPEITSRNQQRRQYAERTAINAPMQGTAADIIKRAMIRVDEWLARAGHGAVLVMQVHDELVLEVPAEAVDAVGEQVRRYMAGAAELAVPLEVEIGVGDNWDEAH
- a CDS encoding TIGR00730 family Rossman fold protein; the encoded protein is MSRQPPFPPHERTPINDSLMTRESWKIFQIMAEFVEGFERLARIKPSVSIFGSARVAPDHPWYQLAEDTARLLSDAGFSVVSGGGPGIMEAANKGAHAGKSPSIGLNIQLPHEQAGNPYQDIALNFRHFFSRKVMFVKYASAYVVLPGGFGTLDELAEILTLVQTGKTQRIPIILVQSDYWQGLIDWLRDRMAGEGNIDPEDLNLFQVLDEPQAVVDAIFDHYERRGFEPSQAEREMLLDL
- a CDS encoding TRAP transporter small permease subunit; the encoded protein is MHFLLRVAAGIDWLNEQVGRIVIWLSVLMILIGVYNAGARYIGAFLGMHLGSNAYLEAQWYLFGIMFMLGGAYALRHNAHVRVDVMYGRLGQRGRAAIDLAGSVILLMPFCAGAIWLSWDWLMFSWSIGETSSNPGGLPRYPIKTVVPLAFALIFLQGGSQAIKSLAVLIGHRGGDRSASGGAAEGSSR